A genomic stretch from Festucalex cinctus isolate MCC-2025b chromosome 13, RoL_Fcin_1.0, whole genome shotgun sequence includes:
- the prx gene encoding periaxin isoform X3 gives MDPEPSKEQTEQSSAVAAAEPPVEIVVETEAEAGASGYSVTGGGERGIFIKDVLKDSPAAKHLSLQQGDQLLSAKVYFDNVRYEDALKILQCAEPYKVSFLVKRTVHGEELCLRPRLPSVDVKAPKAKMAKMSVKATKPFKAKKKRGGRFGLKRLKEKRREELVIEGTPPRLEMSDVDVEFCLPKFKQRRSGHPEAEGGAAVKAKRKIRFPQMKTKGPSGGKEDSGGVDAKVKVSPGEIHGAKVKVKGKSPKFGINFSKSKDGKSASMELKKPEARIPSPSLEFSLPAAKDVDVELGGASSNTPDVEFNLPSGKADVPFPAEKGKVEIKAPKIEVRGGDAAVPMGKIHVETGKGDGKLRMPKLKFPKMRLSRHLDEVGDDKMKVKAEGEISVPTVEIKGGSGIVLPEGHAKGGISGNVPSIEMPSVDISLPKVKGTSDMDVKTIKKHERDFSVPDVDVHVGRLPDEVEGTFKGPEISMPALDISLPKMSSSDRDVDGAESGGKFRLPSSEVGVDMSHYIGGEGKFTPPNFNESQSQKVHMKGPDIQGEFKLPSVDLTLPKGKDVDLDMPNVKISLPKVSLPESGIKLKGPDLNGGKMEMPDSDVTLPKGKLEGGIKFEGPDIKGGKFKVPTLDVSLPKVNLPEGGVKLKGPELKGGKIQVPDIDVSLPKVEGDLDIQGPEVKGGKFTMPTLDVSLPKVNLPEGGVKMKGPELKGGKMEMPDIDVSLPKGKFGGGVKLEGPDVKGGKFAMPTLDVSLPKVNLPEGGVKMKGPQFKGKMEIPDVDVSLPKGKFEGGVELEGPDVKGGKFTMPTLDVSLPKVNLPEGGVKMKGPELKGAMMEMPDIDVSLPKGKFGGGVKLEGPDVKGGKFAMPTLDVSLPKVNLPEGGGKLKGPQFKGKMEIPDVDVSLPKGKFEGGVELEGLDVKEGKFQMPTLDVSLPKVNLPKGGVKLKGPELKGGKMEMPDIDVSLPKGKFEGGVELEGLDVKGGKFTMPTLDVSLPKVKLPEGGVKLKGPELKGGKMEMPDIDVSLPKVERDFDIEGPDVKGGKFQMPTLDVSLPKVKLPKGGVKMKGPELKGGKMEMPDIDVSLPKVERDFDIEGPDVKGGKFQMPTLDVSLPKVNLPKGGVKMKGPELKGGKMEMPDIDVSLPKGKFEGGFELEGPEVKGGKFKMPTLDVSLPKVKLPEGGGKLKGPELKGGKMEMPDIDVSLPKVERDFDIEGPDVKGGKFQMPTLDVSLPKVNLPKGGVKMKGPELEGHKIEMPDLDISLPKGKVEGKIGIEGHAGKGGKFHIPSVDLSLPKIKTKGPQVYTEGPEFKGAKVPIPTANVSVPKVEGDLDLEGPDVKGGKLKMPTLDVSLPKVSLPEGGVEVKGPDLERGKIEIPDIDVSLPKVEGDFEGPKIRGGKFKMPKLDVSLPKVNLPEGGAKLKGPQFKGKMEMPEIDVSLPKGKFEADVDLEGPDIKGGKFKVPILDVSLPKTNLPKFDPNLETPNIKGKVEMPHVDISLSRGKVEGDLDLKGPDVKGGKFKIPTIDVSLPKVTLPEGGVKLKGPELEGRKIEKPDLNISFPKGKAEGKIGIEGHVGKGAKFHMPSVDLSFPKMKTKGPEINIEGPEFTGGKVTIPTVDVSLPKVEGELDIEGLDVKGGKFKMPSLDVSLPKVNLPEGGGKLKGPELKGGKIQVPDIDVSLPKVEGDLDIEGPDIKGRTLKMPTLDVSLPKVKLPEGGVKMKGPELKGGKMEMPDIDVSLPKGKFEGGVELEGPDVKGGKFKMPTLDVSIPRVNLPEGVVNIKGPDLDGCKIEMPDLDVSFPKGRAEGEIGIEGKVGKGGKFHMPSVDISLPKIKTKGPEIKMEGLDVKGGKVRIPTVDVSIPEVEGDLDLGSPDVKGRKFQIPTFDVSMPKVKLPEGGVKLKAPEFSGGNIEMPDIDVSLPKGKAEGEIGIDGNIAKGGKFHMPSVDIALPKMKPKGPEINIEGADVKCRGNITMPKVEGNLDIEGPEVKGGKFKMPTFDVSVPKVRLPEGDIKIKAPEIKGGNIVIPDVDVSLPKVEGDVDIEGPDIKGRTLKMPTLDVSLPKVKLPEGGVKMKGPELKGGKMEMPDIDVSLPKGKFEGGVELEGPDVKGGKFTMPTLDVSLPKVNLPEGGGKLKGPQFKGKMEMPDIDVSLPKGKFEGGVELEGPDVKGGKFKMPTLDVSLPKVKLPEGGVKLKGPELKGGKIQVPDIDVSLPKGKFEGGVELEGPDVKGGKFKMPTLDVSLPKVNLPEGGVKMKGPELKGGKMEMPDIDVSLPKGKFEGGFELEGPEVKGGKFKMPTLDVSLPKVKLPEGGGKLKGPELKGGKMEMPDIDVSLPKVEQDFDIEGSDVKGGKFQMPTLDVSLPTVNLPKGGVKMKGPELKGGKMEMPDIDVSLPKGKFEGGVELEGPDVKGGKFKMPILDVSLPKVNLPEGGGKLKGPQFKGKMEMPDIDVSLPKGKFEGGVELEGPDVKGGKFTMPTLDVSLPKVKLPEGGVKMKGPELKGGKMEMPDIDVSLPKGKFEGGFELEGPEVKGGKFKMPTLDVSLPKVKLPEGGGKLKGPELKGGKMEMPDIDVSLPKVEQDFDIEGSDVKGGKFQMPTLDVSLPKVNLPKGGVKLKGPEFKGGKMEMPDVDVSLPKGKFEGGVELEGPDVKGGKFQMPTLDVSLPKVNLPEGGGKVKGPQFKGKMEMPDIDVSLPKGKFEGGVELEGPDVKGGKFTMPTLDVSLPKVKLPEGGVKLKGPELKGGKIQVPDIDVSLPKGKAGGEMGIEGHVGKGGKFHMPSVDISLPKMKTKGPGIDTEGPDNKGGKVTMPTVDISLPKMKSPEVDVSLEGSAIKGGEVTIPAMAGEGAGSGSLKRGTVKLPTVDISAPKVDLDFGLAKPKGDDVEVALLKAEGSRPSSGGSFDLPNVPLKVPSFTLPRFGGKSKSGHLEVSGQSCEGDISLRAPSVELGLDSKVKGKKAKLKKPSFGISKTDADVCVSCPELDVNLKSAGIDIPKPDTSVDVEGKGRFHAPDVTIKLPKFFMPGFVSKDGDLGKASSDLEAKAKMPSVELSLPATKTPEMEVLLPKAEVDVSECDIRTYEGDLKIPKKPVIDMTVPKVDLSMPLPKLKLDSSYERDGTKFKMPDVDLALPKGKVGSIPKGKSTKIGPPEVELKMQSIDVSLPKAPETDLHGDVRGEFKTPYADTGLPEVTMPKTDISIPKDKGDLHLKGEHTRLKLKLPRLDITGPKGDLDLDLQLQKGDTKVEVPDVDTNSKVKGPKVKGTKFNIGMPPQKNGGGVKVEHHIEITRPGVSGLRSASHNGHKEGNINVQMPGVTLTSASVKSKQGSAESGLPSSSSAIPTIPDIDFDIGTAQDEDEDKLGKKIKIPKFGVPLPSLSSPEGRMEICGPEIKYEGPKVKKAVFVLVNPPQTDDVTLNTGDAKVKIPKFQTKSIETSVSTPGMAACASPLRSTDATLKTEGPSLSSRLHFEGHSSSHKGFKDEEIASSGKVTFPKVDLTSPYGKKAAGDANLEMATRSGKPSWSGETPTGLQIKPSKVSFEGFVEESSKEVVSQHSRTEKLDRDSSESPAAFTMEFSSTKVQTWSEGDTKGDPQGIETPPWFKVPKFTLKPHSTGFLQITPEGSPRAQRRGELGGGANVSGSFCQHSSDVTTRDVSSPGGGGSVTMVTKTTRTTRHSESGVFAHPPSDL, from the exons GTTTCCTCAGATGAAGACAAAAGGTCCAAGTGGAGGAAAAGAGGACAGCGGAGGAGTGGACGCAAAGGTGAAGGTCTCCCCGGGTGAGATTCACGGAGCCAAAGTGAAAGTCAAAGGAAAAAGCCCCAAGTTTGGAATCAACTTTTCCAAAAGTAAGGATGGCAAGTCCGCTTCCATGGAACTGAAGAAGCCGGAGGCGAGAATTCCGTCGCCATCTTTGGAGTTCAGTTTGCCTGCTGCGAAAGATGTAGATGTGGAGCTGGGGGGAGCGTCGTCGAATACCCCAGATGTAGAGTTTAACCTCCCTTCTGGCAAAGCTGACGTACCTTTTCCCGCCGAGAAGGGAAAGGTGGAAATCAAAGCTCCGAAAATTGAAGTAAGAGGAGGCGATGCCGCAGTTCCAATGGGAAAGATTCACGTCGAAACAGGGAAAGGTGATGGAAAACTGCGAATGCCAAAGTTAAAATTTCCCAAAATGAGACTGTCACGGCACTTGGATGAAGTTGGTGATGACAAAATGAAGGTCAAAGCAGAAGGAGAAATCAGCGTTCCAACTGTGGAAATAAAAGGAGGAAGCGGTATTGTTCTCCCAGAAGGACATGCCAAAGGGGGCATCTCAGGAAACGTTCCATCTATTGAAATGCCTTCTGTTGACATCTCTTTACCCAAAGTCAAAGGAACATCAGACATGGACGTAAAGACAATTAAGAAGCATGAAAGAGACTTCTCTGTGCCAGACGTGGACGTCCATGTTGGGAGACTTCCTGATGAGGTGGAGGGCACTTTTAAAGGACCAGAAATTTCCATGCCCGCGCTTGATATCTCTTTACCAAAGATGAGCTCGTCTGATCGTGATGTTGATGGTGCAGAAAGTGGAGGGAAATTCCGTCTTCCTTCTTCTGAGGTAGGAGTAGACATGAGCCATTACATTGGGGGAGAAGGGAAGTTCACCCCACCTAATTTTAATGAATCCCAGTCACAAAAAGTTCATATGAAAGGACCAGATATTCAAGGAGAATTCAAGCTGCCCAGTGTGGATCTGACGCTACCCAAAGGCAAAGACGTGGACCTTGATATGCCCAATGTAAAGATTTCATTACCAAAGGTCAGTCTCCCAGAGAGTGGTATCAAGTTAAAAGGTCCAGACCTCAATGGAGGGAAAATGGAAATGCCAGACAGTGATGTCACGCTTCCCAAGGGAAAACTTGAAGGTGGCATTAAGTTTGAAGGCCCCGACATCAAAGGAGGAAAGTTCAAAGTGCCaacattggatgtttctttaccAAAAGTCAATCTTCCAGAGGGTGGCGTCAAACTCAAAGGTCCAGAACTCAAAGGAGGAAAGATACAAGTTCCAGACATTGATGTCTCACTTCCCAAAGTTGAGGGAGATCTTGACATTCAAGGCCCTGAAGTCAAAGGAGGAAAGTTCACAATGCCaacattggatgtttctttaccAAAAGTCAATCTTCCAGAGGGTGGCGTCAAAATGAAAGGTCCAGAACTCAAAGGAGGGAAGATGGAAATGCCAGACATCGATGTCTCACTTCCAAAGGGAAAATTTGGCGGTGGTGTTAAACTTGAAGGCCCTGATGTCAAAGGAGGAAAGTTCGCAATGCCaacattggatgtttctttaccCAAAGTCAATCTTCCAGAGGGTGGTGTCAAAATGAAAGGTCCACAATTTAAAGGAAAGATGGAAATTCCAGATGTTGATGTCTCACTTCCGAAAGGAAAATTTGAAGGTGGTGTTGAGCTTGAAGGCCCTGATGTCAAAGGAGGAAAGTTCACAATGCCaacattggatgtttctttaccCAAAGTCAACCTTCCAGAGGGTGGTGTCAAAATGAAAGGTCCAGAACTCAAAGGAGCGATGATGGAAATGCCAGACATCGATGTCTCACTTCCAAAGGGAAAATTTGGCGGTGGTGTTAAACTTGAAGGCCCTGATGTCAAAGGAGGAAAGTTCGCAATGCCaacattggatgtttctttaccCAAAGTCAATCTTCCAGAGGGTGGTGGTAAACTAAAAGGTCCACAATTTAAAGGAAAGATGGAAATTCCAGATGTTGATGTCTCACTTCCGAAAGGAAAATTTGAAGGTGGTGTTGAGCTTGAAGGACTTGATGTCAAAGAAGGAAAGTTCCAAATGCCAACATTAGATGTTTCTTTACCAAAAGTCAACCTTCCAAAGGGTGGCGTCAAACTCAAAGGTCCAGAACTCAAAGGAGGAAAGATGGAAATGCCAGACATCGATGTCTCACTTCCGAAAGGAAAATTTGAAGGTGGTGTTGAGCTTGAAGGACTTGATGTCAAAGGAGGAAAGTTCACAATGCCAACATTAGATGTTTCTTTACCCAAAGTCAAACTTCCAGAGGGTGGTGTCAAACTGAAAGGTCCAGAACTCAAGGGAGGAAAGATGGAAATGCCAGACATCGATGTCTCACTTCCAAAAGTTGAACGAGATTTTGACATAGAAGGCCCTGATGTCAAAGGAGGAAAGTTCCAAATGCCAACGTTAGATGTTTCTTTACCAAAAGTCAAACTTCCAAAGGGTGGCGTCAAAATGAAAGGTCCAGAACTCAAAGGAGGAAAGATGGAAATGCCAGACATCGATGTCTCACTTCCAAAAGTTGAACGAGATTTTGACATTGAAGGTCCTGATGTCAAAGGAGGAAAGTTCCAAATGCCAACGTTAGATGTTTCTTTACCAAAAGTCAATCTTCCAAAGGGTGGCGTCAAAATGAAAGGTCCAGAACTCAAGGGAGGGAAGATGGAAATGCCAGACATCGATGTCTCACTTCCAAAGGGAAAATTTGAAGGTGGCTTTGAACTTGAAGGACCTGAAGTCAAAGGAGGAAAGTTCAAAATGCCaacattggatgtttctttaccCAAAGTCAAACTTCCAGAGGGTGGTGGTAAACTGAAAGGTCCAGAACTCAAGGGAGGAAAGATGGAAATGCCAGACATCGATGTCTCACTTCCAAAAGTTGAACGAGATTTTGACATTGAAGGTCCTGATGTCAAAGGAGGAAAGTTCCAAATGCCAACGTTAGATGTTTCTTTACCAAAAGTCAATCTTCCAAAGGGTGGCGTCAAAATGAAAGGTCCAGAGCTTGAGGGACATAAGATTGAAATGCCGGACTTGGATATTTCACTCCCTAAAGGAAAGGTAGAAGGAAAAATAGGAATTGAAGGACATGCTGGCAAGGGAGGAAAGTTTCACATACCCTCTGTTGATCTTTCTCttcctaaaataaaaacaaaaggtcCACAGGTTTATACTGAAGGTCCTGAATTTAAAGGTGCAAAAGTCCCCATCCCAACTGCGAATGTTTCTGTTCCCAAAGTTGAAGGTGACCTGGACCTTGAAGGCCCTGACGTCAAAGGAGGAAAGCTTAAAATGCCTACTTTGGATGTATCGTTACCCAAAGTCAGTCTTCCAGAGGGTGGTGTTGAAGTCAAAGGTCCAGATCTTGAGAGAGGAAAGATTGAAATTCCAGACATTGATGTCTCACTTCCCAAAGTTGAGGGAGATTTTGAAGGCCCTAAAATCAGAGGAGGAAAGTTCAAAATGCCAAAGTTGGATGTTTCATTGCCAAAAGTCAATCTTCCAGAGGGTGGTGCCAAACTAAAAGGTCCACAATTTAAAGGAAAGATGGAAATGCCAGAGATCGACGTCTCACTTCCAAAAGGAAAATTTGAGGCAGATGTTGACCTGGAAGGCCCCGACATCAAAGGAGGAAAGTTCAAAGTGCCaatattggatgtttctttaccAAAGACCAACCTCCCAAAGTTTGATCCCAATTTGGAAACACCAAATATCAAAGGAAAAGTTGAAATGCCGCATGTGGATATTTCACTTTCCAGAGGAAAAGTTGAAGGTGACCTGGATCTTAAAGGACCTGATGTCAAAGGAGGAAAGTTCAAAATCCCAACAATTGATGTTTCTTTACCAAAAGTCACTCTTCCAGAAGGTGGTGTCAAACTCAAAGGTCCAGAACTTGAAGGACGGAAGATTGAGAAGCCAgatttaaatatttcatttccTAAAGGAAAAGCAGAAGGAAAAATAGGAATTGAAGGGCATGTTGGCAAAGGAGCAAAGTTTCATATGCCCTCTGTTGATCTTTCTTTtcctaaaatgaaaacaaaaggtCCAGAGATCAATATTGAAGGTCCTGAATTTACAGGTGGAAAAGTCACCATCCCAACtgtggatgtttcccttccaaAAGTTGAAGGTGAGCTGGATATTGAAGGCCTTGACGTCAAAGGAGGAAAGTTCAAAATGCCTtcattggatgtttctttaccCAAAGTCAATCTTCCAGAGGGTGGTGGTAAACTCAAAGGTCCAGAACTCAAAGGAGGAAAGATACAAGTTCCAGACATTGATGTCTCACTTCCCAAAGTTGAGGGAGATCTTGACATTGAAGGCCCTGACATCAAAGGACGGACATTGAAAATGCCaacattggatgtttctttaccAAAAGTCAAACTTCCAGAGGGTGGTGTCAAAATGAAAGGTCCAGAACTCAAGGGAGGTAAGATGGAAATGCCAGACATCGATGTTTCACTTCCAAAGGGAAAATTTGAAGGTGGTGTTGAGCTTGAAGGACCTGATGTCAAAGGAGGAAAGTTCAAAATGCCAACATTGGATGTTTCCATACCAAGAGTCAACCTTCCAGAGGGTGTTGTTAATATAAAAGGTCCCGACCTTGATGGATGTAAGATTGAGATGCCAGACTTAGACGTGTCATTCCCTAAAGGAAGAGCAGAAGGAGAAATAGGGATTGAAGGGAAGGTTGGTAAAGGAGGCAAGTTTCATATGCCTTCTGTTGATATTTCTCTTCCAAAAATTAAGACAAAAGGTCCAGAGATAAAGATGGAAGGTCTTGATGTTAAGGGTGGAAAAGTCCGCATTCCAACAGTTGATGTTTCAATTCCCGAAGTTGAGGGAGACCTGGATCTTGGAAGCCCAGATGTAAAAGGAAGAAAATTCCAAATACCAACATTTGATGTATCTATGCCAAAAGTCAAGCTTCCAGAGGGTGGTGTCAAATTAAAAGCCCCAGAGTTCAGTGGAGGGAATATAGAAATGCCAGACATAGATGTGTCATTGCCTAAAGGAAAAGCAGAAGGAGAAATAGGGATTGATGGTAATATTGCTAAAGGAGGAAAATTTCACATGCCTTCTGTTGATATAGCTCTTCCGAAAATGAAACCAAAAGGTCCAGAAATAAATATTGAAGGTGCTGATGTTAAATGTCGTGGAAATATCACCATGCCAAAAGTTGAAGGCAACCTGGATATTGAAGGTCCGGAGGTCAAAGGAGGAAAGTTCAAAATGCCAACATTTGATGTTTCCGTACCAAAGGTCAGACTTCCAGAGGGTGATATCAAAATTAAAGCTCCAGAAATTAAGGGAGGAAACATAGTAATACCAGATGTCGATGTCTCACTTCCCAAAGTTGAGGGAGATGTTGACATTGAAGGCCCTGACATCAAAGGACGGACATTGAAAATGCCaacattggatgtttctttaccAAAAGTCAAACTTCCAGAAGGTGGTGTCAAAATGAAAGGTCCAGAACTCAAAGGAGGGAAGATGGAAATGCCAGACATCGATGTCTCACTTCCGAAAGGAAAATTTGAAGGTGGTGTTGAGCTTGAAGGCCCTGATGTCAAAGGAGGAAAGTTCACAATGCCaacattggatgtttctttaccAAAAGTCAATCTTCCAGAGGGTGGTGGTAAACTAAAAGGTCCACAATTTAAAGGAAAGATGGAAATGCCAGACATCGATGTCTCACTTCCAAAGGGAAAATTTGAAGGTGGTGTTGAGCTTGAAGGCCCTGATGTCAAAGGAGGAAAGTTCAAAATGCCaacattggatgtttctttaccCAAAGTCAAACTTCCAGAGGGTGGTGTCAAACTGAAAGGTCCAGAACTCAAAGGAGGAAAGATACAAGTTCCAGACATTGATGTCTCACTTCCCAAAGGAAAATTTGAAGGTGGTGTTGAACTTGAAGGACCTGATGTCAAAGGAGGAAAGTTCAAAATGCCaacattggatgtttctttaccCAAAGTCAACCTTCCAGAGGGTGGTGTCAAAATGAAAGGTCCAGAACTCAAGGGAGGGAAGATGGAAATGCCAGACATCGATGTCTCACTTCCAAAGGGAAAATTTGAAGGTGGCTTTGAACTTGAAGGACCTGAAGTCAAAGGAGGAAAGTTCAAAATGCCaacattggatgtttctttaccCAAAGTCAAACTTCCAGAGGGTGGTGGTAAACTGAAAGGTCCAGAACTCAAAGGAGGAAAGATGGAAATGCCAGACATCGATGTCTCACTTCCAAAAGTTGAACAAGATTTTGACATTGAAGGCTCTGATGTCAAAGGAGGAAAGTTCCAAATGCCaacattggatgtttctttaccAACAGTCAATCTTCCAAAGGGTGGCGTCAAAATGAAAGGTCCAGAACTCAAGGGAGGGAAGATGGAAATGCCAGACATCGATGTCTCACTTCCGAAAGGAAAATTTGAAGGTGGTGTTGAGCTTGAAGGCCCTGATGTCAAAGGAGGAAAGTTCAAAATGCCaatattggatgtttctttaccCAAAGTCAATCTTCCGGAGGGTGGTGGTAAACTAAAAGGTCCACAATTTAAAGGAAAGATGGAAATGCCAGACATCGATGTCTCACTTCCGAAAGGAAAATTTGAAGGTGGTGTTGAGCTTGAAGGACCTGATGTCAAAGGAGGAAAGTTCACAATGCCAACATTAGATGTTTCTTTACCCAAAGTCAAACTTCCAGAGGGTGGTGTCAAAATGAAAGGTCCAGAACTCAAGGGAGGAAAGATGGAAATGCCAGACATCGATGTCTCACTTCCAAAGGGAAAATTTGAAGGTGGCTTTGAACTTGAAGGACCTGAAGTCAAAGGAGGAAAGTTCAAAATGCCaacattggatgtttctttaccCAAAGTCAAACTTCCAGAGGGTGGTGGTAAACTGAAAGGTCCAGAACTCAAAGGAGGAAAGATGGAAATGCCAGACATCGATGTCTCACTTCCAAAAGTTGAACAAGATTTTGACATTGAAGGCTCTGATGTCAAAGGAGGAAAGTTCCAAATGCCAACATTAGATGTTTCTTTACCAAAAGTCAATCTTCCAAAGGGTGGCGTCAAACTCAAAGGTCCAGAATTCAAAGGAGGAAAGATGGAAATGCCAGACGTCGATGTCTCACTTCCAAAGGGAAAATTTGAAGGTGGCGTTGAACTTGAAGGACCTGATGTCAAAGGAGGAAAGTTCCAAATGCCaacattggatgtttctttaccCAAAGTCAATCTTCCGGAGGGTGGTGGTAAAGTAAAAGGTCCACAATTTAAAGGAAAGATGGAAATGCCAGACATCGATGTCTCACTTCCGAAAGGAAAATTTGAAGGTGGTGTTGAGCTTGAAGGACCTGATGTCAAAGGAGGAAAGTTCACAATGCCAACATTAGATGTTTCTTTACCCAAAGTCAAACTTCCAGAGGGTGGTGTCAAACTGAAAGGTCCAGAACTCAAGGGAGGAAAGATACAAGTTCCAGACATTGATGTCTCACTTCCCAAAGGAAAAGCAGGAGGAGAAATGGGAATTGAAGGGCATGTTGGCAAAGGCGGAAAGTTCCATATGCCCTCTGTGGATATTTCTCTtcctaaaatgaaaacaaaaggtCCAGGGATAGATACTGAAGGTCCAGACAATAAAGGTGGAAAAGTCACCATGCCAACTGTTGATATTTCCCTTCCAAAAATGAAATCTCCAGAAGTAGATGTCAGTTTGGAGGGTTCTGCCATAAAAGGTGGAGAAGTCACCATCCCAGCAATGGCTGGAGAAGGTGCAGGTTCAGGTTCTCTTAAACGTGGCACAGTCAAACTTCCAACCGTTGACATTTCAGCTCCGAAGGTGGATCTTGACTTTGGCCTCGCCAAACCGAAAGGTGATGATGTGGAAGTGGCGCTCCTGAAAGCAGAGGGAAGCCGGCCTTCTTCTGGGGGAAGTTTTGATTTGCCTAATGTTCCTCTCAAAGTCCCCAGTTTTACACTTCCCAGGTTTGGTGGAAAATCCAAGAGTGGGCATTTGGAGGTGTCAGGACAAAGCTGTGAGGGTGACATTTCTCTCAGGGCACCATCCGTGGAGTTGGGTTTGGACAGCAAAGTCAAGGGGAAAAAAGCTAAACTCAAAAAGCCCTCCTTTGGAATATCCAAAACAGATGCAGATGTCTGTGTGTCTTGCCCTGAATTAGATGTCAATTTGAAAAGTGCGGGCATCGACATTCCTAAGCCAGATACCAGTGTTGATGTGGAAGGGAAAGGTCGCTTCCATGCACCGGATGTCACTATCAAACTCCCAAAGTTCTTCATGCCAGGATTTGTTTCAAAAGATGGAGATTTGGGAAAGGCAAgtagtgacctggaagccaAGGCCAAGATGCCCTCAGTTGAGCTATCACTTCCTGCCACTAAAACACCGGAAATGGAAGTTCTTCTCCCAAAAGCAGAGGTGGACGTATCAGAGTGTGACATCCGAACCTATGAGGGAGACCTGAAAATTCCCAAAAAGCCTGTTATTGACATGACTGTCCCCAAAGTAGACCTGTCCATGCcacttccaaaattaaaacttgACTCCAGTTATGAGAGAGATGGAACGAAATTCAAGATGCCTGATGTGGACTTAGCCCTACCAAAGGGAAAAGTCGGAAGCATCCCAAAAGGAAAATCCACAAAGATCGGACCACCAGAAGTTGAACTCAAAATGCAGTCAATAGACGTGTCCCTTCCCAAGGCACCAGAAACGGACTTACATGGAGATGTACGAGGcgaatttaaaacaccatatgCCGACACTGGCCTTCCAGAAGTGACAATGCCCAAGACAGACATATCCATCCCCAAAGACAAAGGTGATTTGCATTTAAAGGGAGAGCATACACGTCTGAAACTGAAATTGCCAAGACTGGATATCACAGGTCCAAAAGGAGACCTAGACCTGGACTTGCAACTTCAAAAAGGAGACACCAAGGTGGAAGTACCTGATGTAGACACCAACAGCAAAGTCAAAGGGCCCAAAGTGAAGGGAACAAAGTTCAACATCGgaatgcccccccaaaaaaatggcggcggtgTAAAAGTTGAGCACCACATTGAGATTACTCGTCCTGGAGTCTCTGGTCTGAGATCTGCAAGTCACAACGGACACAAAGAGGGAAATATTAACGTCCAAATGCCAGGCGTTACGTTAACAAGTGCAAGTGTGAAAAGCAAACAAGGTTCAGCAGAAAGTGGCCTACCATCATCATCGAGTGCAATACCCACGATTCCAGACATAGACTTTGATATTGGCACAGCACAGGATGAAGACGAGGACAAATTAGGCAAGAAGATAAAAATACCCAAGTTTGGTGTCCCGCTACCCTCCCTGTCCTCCCCAGAAGGGAGAATGGAGATCTGTGGACCAGAGATCAAATACGAGGGCCCCAAAGTAAAGAAAGCCGTTTTTGTTTTAGTAAATCCACCTCAAACAGACGACGTGACTTTAAATACAGGTGACGCCAAGGTGAAGATTCCCAAGTTTCAAACAAAGTCCATAGAAACATCTGTTAGCACACCTGGAATGGCGGCGTGTGCCAGCCCATTAAGGTCAACTGACGCCACACTCAAGACAGAAGGTCCAAGTTTAAGTTCAAGGTTACACTTTGAAGGACATTCAAGTTCTCACAAGGGCTTCAAAGATGAAGAAATTGCATCTAGCGGAAAAGTCACATTTCCAAAGGtggacttgacttccccttatgGAAAGAAAGCTGCAGGTGACGCCAACTTGGAAATGGCAACCAGATCGGGCAAACCTTCATGGTCAGGGGAAACTCCTACAGGGCTCCAGATAAAACCCAGCAAGGTTTCATTTGAAGGTTTCGTTGAGGAGTCCTCAAAGGAAGTTGTCTCACAACACTCCAGAACGGAAAAGCTGGATCGGGACAGTTCAGAATCACCAGCTGCCTTCACCATGGAGTTCAGTTCCACAAAGGTCCAAACCTGGAGCGAGGGAGACACCAAAGGAGATCCCCAGGGGATAGAGACTCCCCCCTGGTTCAAGGTTCCCAAGTTCACCCTGAAACCTCACTCCACAG GCTTCCTCCAGATCACGCCAGAAGGGTCTCCTCGAGCACAGCGACGTGGGGAACTGGGAGGCGGGGCCAACGTGTCGGGCTCCTTCTGCCAGCACTCTTCTGACGTCACCACAAGGGACGTTTCCTCCCCGGGGGGAGGAGGCTCAGTTACCATGGTGACCAAGACCACCAGGACGACGCGGCACTCCGAATCGGGGGTCTTCGCTCACCCGCCGTCAGACCTCTGA